Proteins from one Paenibacillus amylolyticus genomic window:
- a CDS encoding SET domain-containing protein — MIEVKQSKLGDGGEFNRGVFATVDIAKGTLIHQAPVVPYPNEDHEHVEKTILEDYVFEYGANHTAILLGYGSLINHSYEPNATYDINFDNHTFDFYAYTDIKAGEEIVINYNGEEDSMDPLWFLDDYEERMLEFNKSNDDEGEKETNPHSQDTDTSK, encoded by the coding sequence ATGATTGAAGTGAAACAATCCAAATTGGGCGATGGCGGTGAGTTTAACCGCGGGGTATTTGCTACCGTTGATATTGCCAAAGGAACGCTGATCCATCAAGCACCCGTTGTGCCTTACCCGAATGAAGATCATGAGCATGTCGAAAAAACGATTTTGGAAGATTACGTGTTCGAATATGGGGCGAATCATACCGCCATTCTGCTCGGCTACGGCAGTCTGATTAATCACTCCTATGAACCTAACGCTACCTATGATATCAATTTTGACAACCACACCTTTGACTTCTATGCGTATACAGACATCAAGGCTGGCGAGGAAATTGTGATCAATTACAACGGTGAGGAAGACAGCATGGACCCGTTATGGTTTCTGGACGATTACGAGGAGCGTATGCTGGAGTTCAATAAGTCCAATGATGATGAGGGTGAAAAAGAGACCAACCCCCATTCCCAGGATACGGATACGAGTAAATAA
- a CDS encoding DUF1349 domain-containing protein, producing the protein MSSDFVGLLEGKWTKEPVAARMDGDRFVVEAREGSDFWEKTFYGFCHRDGHAILAPWDGTEAIEVSFDLSSFTELYDQAGLMLWYGEDQWIKAGVEVNDGMAHVGAVVTDTYSDWSLSPVPEWGGRIVTIRASYDNEAVIIRARTDEHAWRTIRVARFAHPTNKHAGPFLCAPKRAGFEVAFTKWRTTAPDADLHTDPPITD; encoded by the coding sequence ATGTCATCGGATTTTGTAGGACTTCTTGAGGGCAAGTGGACGAAGGAACCTGTTGCTGCACGGATGGACGGGGATCGTTTTGTTGTGGAAGCTCGAGAAGGCAGTGACTTCTGGGAGAAAACATTCTATGGGTTCTGTCATCGGGATGGACACGCCATACTTGCTCCATGGGACGGAACGGAAGCAATTGAGGTATCGTTTGATCTAAGTTCATTCACCGAACTATATGATCAGGCGGGCTTAATGTTATGGTACGGAGAAGACCAATGGATCAAGGCCGGAGTTGAGGTCAACGATGGTATGGCTCATGTTGGAGCCGTCGTGACGGATACGTATTCGGATTGGTCGCTCTCTCCGGTGCCAGAGTGGGGAGGACGAATTGTAACGATCAGAGCCTCCTACGACAACGAGGCAGTTATCATTCGTGCTCGCACAGATGAACATGCCTGGCGTACGATTCGGGTTGCACGGTTTGCCCATCCGACGAACAAACATGCAGGGCCATTTCTGTGTGCACCGAAGCGAGCAGGGTTTGAAGTAGCCTTTACCAAGTGGAGAACCACGGCACCCGATGCTGACTTGCATACAGATCCACCGATTACAGATTAA
- a CDS encoding ABC transporter ATP-binding protein, with protein MIQFENVSKQYPDGTTALRQVNLNINKGELFVMIGPSGCGKTTMLKMINRLIERTDGTVRINGRPIDEYNIHELRWNIGYVLQQIALFPHMTIAENIAVVPELRKWKSDQIKQRVHTLLDMVGLHGDTYSERKPAELSGGQQQRIGVLRALAADPEIVLMDEPFSALDPMSREKLQDDILDIQRQMKKTIVFVTHDIQEAMKLGDRICIMKDGEVLQVGTPEELIQQPANDFVREFVGSPEADMSSSFVFDLESIMSPLSPGHVPKSAKTAVPVSTTLPELVEIMSSHDHLLVERNRQIIGEIDRADLMKYWSDQLQERGEAHE; from the coding sequence ATGATTCAGTTTGAAAATGTATCAAAACAATATCCTGATGGAACTACAGCTTTACGTCAGGTTAACCTCAACATTAACAAGGGAGAATTATTTGTCATGATTGGTCCGAGTGGATGTGGCAAAACCACCATGCTCAAAATGATCAATCGCCTGATTGAGCGAACAGATGGAACAGTCCGCATTAATGGACGCCCAATTGATGAATACAACATTCACGAATTGCGCTGGAATATCGGATATGTGCTGCAACAGATTGCACTATTCCCGCATATGACCATTGCCGAGAATATTGCGGTGGTTCCCGAACTGCGAAAATGGAAGTCAGATCAGATCAAGCAGCGCGTACATACGCTACTGGACATGGTTGGATTGCACGGAGATACGTACAGCGAGCGCAAGCCTGCCGAATTATCTGGTGGACAGCAGCAGCGAATTGGTGTATTGCGTGCACTCGCTGCAGATCCCGAGATTGTATTGATGGATGAACCGTTCAGTGCACTCGATCCGATGAGCCGCGAAAAATTGCAGGACGATATACTGGATATCCAGCGTCAGATGAAGAAAACCATTGTGTTTGTCACCCATGATATTCAGGAAGCAATGAAGCTGGGTGATCGGATCTGCATTATGAAGGATGGAGAAGTATTACAGGTAGGTACTCCGGAAGAATTGATTCAGCAGCCAGCTAATGATTTCGTGCGTGAGTTTGTCGGAAGTCCTGAAGCAGACATGAGTTCATCATTCGTATTTGATCTGGAATCCATCATGTCACCACTCTCACCTGGTCATGTGCCCAAATCTGCCAAAACTGCTGTTCCCGTATCAACTACCTTACCCGAGTTGGTTGAGATTATGAGTTCTCACGACCATTTGCTGGTTGAACGCAACCGACAGATTATTGGCGAGATCGATCGGGCCGATCTGATGAAATACTGGTCTGATCAGTTACAGGAACGAGGTGAGGCACATGAGTAG
- a CDS encoding ergot alkaloid biosynthesis protein produces the protein MNNDKPLTLITGANGKTGSRVAELLQGQQYPVRLAGRSKPSLSDSGDNYVYFDWYDSETYAPALKNVNHVYLVVPVLDMNPENVMVPFIKEALWSGVKRFVLLGSASVNEDGPIFGEVHQYLKAHAPEWAVLQPSYFMENFTEGPHRETMKQLGKIYSATGKGRIGFVSADDIAAVAFRALTDVIPHNTEHMITGPETMSYGQVANIVSRLLDRSIQHESLSDDELKSSMIQAGMPEDYATALAGLDIAIREEGREDQVTNTVLKVTGNSPISMEQFVQNHRAVWK, from the coding sequence ATGAATAATGATAAACCGTTGACACTGATTACAGGAGCTAATGGAAAGACAGGAAGCCGTGTTGCGGAGCTGCTTCAAGGACAACAATATCCGGTGCGTTTGGCAGGAAGAAGCAAACCCTCTCTTTCTGATTCTGGTGACAACTATGTTTATTTTGATTGGTATGATTCGGAGACATATGCTCCGGCGCTGAAAAATGTGAATCACGTATACCTTGTTGTGCCCGTACTGGATATGAACCCGGAAAACGTCATGGTTCCGTTCATCAAGGAAGCATTGTGGAGCGGCGTTAAGCGTTTCGTGTTGCTTGGCAGTGCTTCAGTTAATGAAGATGGTCCCATATTTGGCGAAGTACATCAGTATTTAAAAGCGCATGCACCTGAGTGGGCTGTACTTCAACCATCTTATTTTATGGAGAATTTTACGGAGGGACCACATCGCGAGACGATGAAGCAACTCGGTAAAATCTACAGTGCAACGGGTAAGGGCAGAATCGGTTTTGTCAGCGCAGATGATATTGCAGCGGTTGCCTTCCGAGCTCTGACAGATGTTATTCCACATAATACAGAGCATATGATCACTGGGCCGGAGACAATGTCCTATGGGCAGGTTGCCAACATCGTGAGTCGTCTACTGGACCGCTCCATCCAGCATGAATCTTTGTCCGACGATGAATTGAAGAGTAGCATGATTCAAGCCGGGATGCCAGAAGACTATGCAACAGCTCTGGCGGGATTGGATATCGCCATCCGTGAAGAAGGCCGGGAAGATCAAGTCACGAATACCGTGTTGAAAGTGACGGGGAATAGCCCAATTTCAATGGAGCAATTTGTTCAAAATCATAGGGCAGTATGGAAATGA
- a CDS encoding nuclear transport factor 2 family protein: MTPSQEMKVGNSIPHQIMHGFTQLLLEGRLEEWLELYTPEAIFEFPYAPAGYPQKLEGKVEITDHIHNLLGMIEIQQFSEPIILADSTKQQFVAEFTCKGRSLVTDKPYNQTYISVVSHRNGKITHYKDYWNPMIVLESDLGGK, encoded by the coding sequence ATGACACCATCTCAGGAAATGAAAGTAGGCAATAGTATACCGCATCAGATCATGCACGGATTTACTCAATTGCTACTGGAGGGAAGACTAGAAGAATGGTTGGAGCTATATACACCAGAAGCTATCTTCGAATTCCCATATGCACCAGCAGGATATCCACAGAAACTGGAAGGCAAAGTCGAAATCACGGATCATATTCATAATCTGCTGGGGATGATTGAAATCCAGCAGTTCTCTGAACCGATAATCCTGGCCGATTCCACGAAACAACAGTTTGTGGCTGAATTTACTTGTAAAGGGCGCTCCTTAGTGACAGACAAGCCATACAATCAAACTTACATCTCTGTGGTGAGCCACCGGAATGGAAAAATTACACATTATAAAGACTATTGGAATCCGATGATTGTACTGGAATCGGACTTGGGGGGGAAGTAA
- a CDS encoding TetR/AcrR family transcriptional regulator, producing the protein MGRAKEFDTETVLRKATSVFGAYGYEGTSLSVLLSELGIARQSLYDTYGTKHDLFVSALKFYIQQKTEAGIRLLNECTSVRQGVTQLFDEVINVLTDEERRNECFIINSAVEQAPQNHEIAAFIQTTNQQMEDVFHTALLRGQRHGELKHAEEELPGLARYLNYSRLSLTFTAKSGASVEALRDFVQMTLKAMD; encoded by the coding sequence TTGGGAAGAGCCAAGGAGTTTGACACGGAGACTGTTCTACGAAAAGCAACATCTGTATTTGGAGCGTACGGTTATGAAGGTACATCTTTGAGCGTACTGTTGAGTGAACTCGGCATTGCACGGCAAAGTCTGTATGACACCTACGGAACGAAACATGATTTATTTGTCTCTGCGCTTAAATTCTATATTCAGCAGAAGACAGAAGCGGGGATTAGACTGTTAAACGAATGCACAAGTGTGAGGCAAGGCGTAACACAGTTGTTCGACGAAGTGATTAACGTGCTCACAGACGAGGAACGTCGTAATGAATGTTTCATCATTAACAGTGCGGTGGAACAGGCACCACAAAATCACGAAATCGCAGCCTTTATTCAAACTACTAATCAACAAATGGAAGATGTTTTTCATACTGCGCTGTTACGAGGCCAGAGGCATGGTGAATTGAAGCACGCAGAGGAAGAATTGCCTGGGCTTGCCCGTTATCTGAATTATTCCCGACTCTCATTGACCTTTACGGCAAAGAGCGGTGCAAGTGTAGAAGCGCTGCGAGATTTTGTACAGATGACTTTAAAGGCTATGGATTAA
- a CDS encoding iron-sulfur cluster biosynthesis family protein has translation MYIQITDLAAKRLTESLNDQPGYFKVIYDLEGCGCNGVIAIIIVDELAALDAQIETNLVPFYVDPKQQLNLEQHMKLDTEENYPSFKLSSDSGVLSGNVRVRDTRAVAVGSASGSDACML, from the coding sequence ATGTATATTCAAATTACAGATTTGGCTGCAAAACGCTTAACTGAAAGTCTGAATGACCAACCCGGATATTTCAAAGTAATCTATGATCTGGAAGGTTGCGGATGTAACGGAGTTATCGCGATCATCATTGTCGATGAACTCGCGGCTCTCGATGCGCAGATTGAAACCAATCTGGTTCCATTCTATGTTGATCCGAAGCAGCAACTGAACCTCGAACAACATATGAAACTGGATACGGAAGAAAATTATCCTTCTTTCAAATTAAGCAGTGACTCCGGAGTACTCAGCGGCAATGTACGCGTGCGTGATACACGAGCTGTGGCTGTCGGAAGCGCCAGTGGATCTGACGCTTGCATGTTGTAA
- a CDS encoding M15 family metallopeptidase, with protein sequence MKPFTRKSIISTILIGSVVAGSAFTTLPITSSLNPVASAASSSFTQFLHDNAPGRTIKTIKNVATVTNVSSTVVLVNKKRNLPSTYAPQDLVVPNIPFSFSGSSPKKQMRKVAATAMEKLFAAAKKDGIDIKAVSGYRSYATQKSIFDRNASIKGEAVANKTSARPGQSEHQTGLAMDISSASAGYDLQQSFGNTKEGKWLKANAHKYGFIIRYGKDQEKLTGYSYEPWHVRYVGVYIAGEITNQKLTLEQYLERAK encoded by the coding sequence ATGAAACCATTTACTCGTAAATCCATCATATCAACCATTCTTATAGGTTCTGTTGTAGCAGGTTCTGCTTTTACTACGCTCCCAATCACTTCTAGCCTGAATCCCGTCGCGTCTGCGGCAAGCTCCAGCTTCACTCAATTTTTGCATGATAATGCACCTGGTCGTACGATCAAAACGATTAAAAATGTGGCAACCGTGACCAATGTGTCCAGTACCGTTGTACTAGTCAATAAAAAGAGAAATCTGCCTTCGACTTATGCACCTCAGGATTTGGTTGTCCCTAATATTCCTTTTAGCTTCTCGGGATCCAGTCCGAAGAAACAGATGCGTAAAGTGGCTGCAACCGCTATGGAGAAATTATTTGCCGCTGCCAAAAAAGATGGCATAGATATCAAAGCCGTATCTGGCTATCGCTCTTATGCGACTCAGAAATCAATTTTTGATCGCAATGCCAGTATTAAAGGTGAAGCTGTTGCCAACAAAACAAGTGCTCGCCCAGGACAAAGCGAACATCAAACAGGTCTAGCAATGGATATCTCCAGTGCTTCCGCCGGTTATGATCTTCAGCAAAGTTTCGGCAACACCAAAGAAGGCAAATGGCTGAAAGCCAATGCCCACAAATACGGATTCATCATTCGTTATGGCAAAGACCAAGAGAAATTGACGGGTTATTCCTATGAGCCTTGGCATGTACGGTATGTTGGTGTATATATTGCTGGTGAAATTACCAATCAAAAACTTACGCTGGAGCAATATTTGGAACGTGCCAAATAA
- a CDS encoding nitroreductase family protein: MSDFENLVKNRRSAVIFEEGIEISESELQEMFALNKFAPSAFNLQHTHYLVIRDEDLKEKVYEASQQYKVKTASAVIVVLGDVNAHHHIRAINEGLLNLGALTPFQYEQESQSVTEFYESRGRFFQREDAIRNASLSAMQFMLIAQDRGWDTCPMIGFDAEELQQSLEIPNHYVPVMMITIGKKSEAKQRPRGYRKPIHEYVSFNKMHAE; this comes from the coding sequence ATGAGTGATTTCGAGAACCTGGTTAAAAACCGCAGATCAGCCGTTATTTTTGAAGAAGGAATTGAGATTTCCGAATCTGAACTGCAAGAAATGTTTGCCCTGAACAAATTCGCACCTTCTGCCTTCAACTTGCAACATACACATTATCTTGTGATTAGAGATGAGGATCTGAAAGAGAAAGTCTATGAAGCTTCCCAGCAATACAAAGTAAAAACAGCTTCTGCAGTCATTGTCGTATTGGGCGATGTCAACGCACATCATCATATCCGCGCCATTAACGAAGGTTTGCTGAATCTCGGCGCTCTGACTCCGTTTCAATATGAGCAGGAATCCCAAAGTGTCACTGAATTTTACGAGTCTCGCGGCAGATTCTTCCAACGTGAGGATGCCATTCGCAATGCCAGCCTGTCTGCCATGCAATTCATGCTAATCGCTCAGGATCGCGGTTGGGACACCTGTCCAATGATCGGCTTCGACGCCGAAGAATTACAACAAAGCTTGGAGATCCCTAACCATTATGTACCTGTCATGATGATCACGATTGGCAAAAAGTCGGAAGCCAAACAGCGCCCACGCGGTTACCGTAAACCAATCCATGAGTATGTTAGCTTCAACAAAATGCACGCTGAATAA
- a CDS encoding GyrI-like domain-containing protein, whose amino-acid sequence MEMVIENLPSFRLAYVQQVGLYGPANTQAMNRLKEWANNKQLLNESATLLGIAQDDPTTTPPEKCRYDACIVITESERLLDAPLEISELSGGDYLICKVRHTAEDIQ is encoded by the coding sequence ATGGAAATGGTTATCGAAAACCTCCCGTCGTTTCGCCTTGCCTATGTTCAACAAGTGGGGCTTTACGGTCCAGCCAATACCCAAGCGATGAATAGACTTAAGGAATGGGCAAACAACAAGCAGCTGCTGAATGAATCAGCAACATTACTCGGTATCGCCCAAGATGACCCGACTACCACACCTCCCGAGAAATGCAGATATGATGCCTGTATTGTAATCACTGAATCTGAACGTCTGTTAGATGCCCCCCTTGAGATTAGCGAGTTATCAGGCGGAGATTATCTCATCTGTAAAGTGAGACATACGGCAGAAGATATTCAGTAA
- a CDS encoding aminopeptidase, whose translation MSQFEQTFEKSLEQYAELVVKVGVNIQKGQDLLVTAPIETLEFTRLIVQKAYAAGAKYVQVEFDDDNITRSRFEHGSDDSFDYYPAWKGDMMEKFAEAGGATLTIKVPDPDLYNGINSDNVSRATKAAAQARKGYSKYTRNHEISWCLIKAPTKAWANKVFADIPEEDRISVMWETIFKMNRVDGGDAVQNWREHLNTLTTMSELLNKKNYKSLHYRAPGTDLKIELVNDHIWGGGGSENKQGVYTVANMPTEEVFTMPKRSGVNGYVSSTMPLNLNGQLVDQMRITFKDGQVVSFTAASGEEHLKNLFATDEGARYLGEVALVPHDSPISNLNRIFYNTGIDENASCHLAVGSAYPFNMKDGTTMSNEELLKHECNVSLTHVDFMIGSAELDIDGELQDGTTEPVFRKGNWAF comes from the coding sequence ATGAGTCAATTTGAACAAACCTTTGAAAAGTCATTGGAACAATACGCAGAACTGGTTGTCAAAGTTGGTGTGAATATTCAAAAAGGACAGGACTTGCTTGTAACGGCACCGATCGAAACGCTTGAATTCACACGTCTGATTGTGCAAAAAGCGTATGCAGCCGGAGCGAAATACGTGCAAGTGGAGTTCGATGACGACAACATTACCCGCAGTCGCTTTGAGCATGGCTCGGATGACAGCTTCGATTATTATCCAGCATGGAAAGGCGACATGATGGAGAAGTTCGCTGAAGCTGGCGGAGCAACGTTGACGATTAAAGTACCTGATCCGGATCTGTACAATGGGATTAATTCGGACAACGTCTCCCGTGCGACTAAGGCTGCTGCTCAGGCACGTAAAGGATATAGCAAATACACACGTAATCATGAAATTAGCTGGTGTCTGATCAAAGCACCGACTAAGGCTTGGGCGAATAAAGTATTTGCCGACATCCCGGAAGAAGATCGAATCAGCGTGATGTGGGAAACCATCTTCAAAATGAACCGTGTGGATGGCGGAGACGCCGTACAAAATTGGAGAGAGCATTTGAATACTTTGACTACCATGAGTGAACTCCTGAACAAGAAAAATTATAAGAGCCTGCATTACCGTGCGCCAGGTACAGATCTGAAAATCGAACTGGTTAACGATCATATCTGGGGCGGCGGTGGCAGCGAAAATAAACAAGGCGTATACACCGTTGCCAATATGCCGACTGAAGAAGTATTCACTATGCCTAAGCGCAGCGGAGTGAATGGGTATGTTAGCAGCACCATGCCTTTGAACTTGAACGGGCAGCTTGTAGACCAGATGAGAATCACATTTAAGGACGGGCAGGTTGTATCGTTTACGGCAGCATCCGGTGAAGAGCATCTGAAGAACCTGTTTGCTACCGATGAAGGAGCACGTTATCTTGGTGAAGTGGCACTCGTACCCCATGACTCTCCGATCTCCAACCTGAATCGCATTTTCTACAATACGGGTATTGATGAAAATGCATCTTGTCACTTGGCTGTGGGAAGTGCGTATCCATTCAACATGAAAGATGGCACAACGATGTCTAACGAAGAGTTGCTGAAGCATGAGTGCAATGTGAGTCTGACCCACGTCGATTTCATGATCGGTTCCGCAGAGCTGGATATCGATGGTGAGTTACAGGATGGTACGACCGAGCCTGTATTCCGCAAAGGCAACTGGGCATTTTAA
- a CDS encoding acyl--CoA ligase, with amino-acid sequence MNFEQWISPESYNLTSEMENHPSDRIALRWLSDQQELEEITYGDLFKQANRLAGGLRELGLEKGDRVLVMVPRRIIAYVIYIACLKLGIAVIPSSEMLRAKDLEYRLRHSEARAVIVWSETTSEVEKMDADLPSLAHRIVASPNGEVGVPADGWVNVHELMQDQPEEMAAVETHRDDTAILAYTSGTTGNPKGVVHSHGWGYAHLRIASSLWLDIQPSDTVWATAAPGWQKWIWSPFLSVLGRGATGLVYNGSFQPKRYLELMQEHQINVLCCTPTEYRLMAKADDLGHYDLSHLRSAVSAGEPLNQEVIEIFQRHFDLTIRDGYGQTESTLLIGSLKDAPVRIGSMGQSITPGLIEIIDEEGQPVPAGEVGDIAVHKEMPALFRSYYQDEGRKEASQRGDYFVTGDRARKDEEGYFWFEGRSDDIIISSGYTIGPFEVEEALMKHASVKECAVVASPDEIRGNVVKAFVVLRDDSLASPELMRELQHHVKEITAPYKYPRKIEFVMDLPKTNSGKIRRIELREQEKRNH; translated from the coding sequence TTGAATTTTGAACAGTGGATTTCGCCTGAAAGCTATAACCTGACATCCGAGATGGAGAATCACCCATCCGACCGGATTGCACTTAGATGGCTCAGCGATCAACAGGAATTGGAAGAGATCACGTATGGTGATCTGTTCAAGCAGGCGAATCGTCTTGCTGGAGGTTTGCGTGAACTTGGATTGGAGAAGGGTGATCGGGTGTTGGTCATGGTACCACGCCGTATCATTGCCTACGTCATTTACATTGCATGTCTGAAACTGGGGATTGCCGTTATTCCTTCCTCCGAGATGTTACGGGCCAAAGATCTGGAATATCGTCTGCGTCACTCGGAAGCGCGAGCTGTTATTGTATGGTCCGAGACGACTTCGGAAGTGGAAAAGATGGACGCGGATCTGCCGTCACTTGCACATCGCATCGTAGCATCCCCCAATGGGGAAGTTGGCGTACCTGCTGACGGTTGGGTCAATGTGCATGAGTTAATGCAAGATCAACCTGAGGAGATGGCTGCGGTGGAAACTCACCGTGATGATACAGCTATTCTTGCCTATACTTCGGGCACGACAGGTAATCCCAAAGGCGTTGTACATAGCCACGGTTGGGGATATGCCCACCTGCGCATCGCTTCTTCTTTATGGTTGGATATTCAACCTTCGGATACGGTATGGGCAACAGCGGCACCTGGATGGCAAAAATGGATCTGGAGTCCGTTCCTGTCGGTACTCGGAAGAGGTGCGACTGGCCTGGTCTACAATGGATCATTCCAGCCCAAGCGTTATCTGGAGCTGATGCAGGAACATCAGATTAATGTCCTATGCTGTACACCAACGGAATATCGGTTGATGGCCAAAGCCGACGATCTTGGACATTATGACCTGTCCCATCTGCGCAGTGCCGTGTCAGCGGGTGAACCGCTCAATCAGGAAGTTATAGAAATCTTCCAACGTCACTTCGACCTCACTATTCGGGACGGATACGGACAGACCGAGAGCACGTTGTTAATCGGCAGTCTCAAAGATGCGCCTGTACGCATTGGTTCCATGGGTCAGTCCATTACACCTGGATTGATTGAAATTATTGATGAAGAAGGACAACCTGTTCCTGCGGGTGAAGTAGGAGATATTGCGGTGCACAAAGAGATGCCAGCTCTATTCCGGTCCTATTATCAGGATGAGGGACGGAAGGAAGCGAGTCAGCGTGGCGATTATTTTGTAACCGGGGACCGTGCACGTAAAGATGAAGAAGGTTACTTCTGGTTTGAAGGCCGCAGTGACGATATCATCATCAGTTCGGGTTATACGATTGGACCATTCGAAGTGGAAGAAGCACTTATGAAACACGCCAGTGTGAAGGAATGCGCCGTGGTTGCAAGTCCGGATGAGATCCGCGGTAATGTGGTGAAAGCATTTGTTGTATTGCGAGATGATTCACTGGCTTCACCAGAACTGATGCGTGAATTGCAGCACCATGTCAAGGAAATCACAGCACCTTATAAATATCCGCGCAAGATCGAATTTGTCATGGATCTGCCGAAGACCAACTCAGGTAAAATCCGCCGGATCGAACTGCGTGAACAAGAGAAACGAAATCACTAA
- a CDS encoding aldo/keto reductase: MPYTASEQRYDEMKYVRSGKSGIRLPQIALGLWQNFGGNRTLDIQEEMILRAFDLGINHFDLANNYGPPPGSAEENFGVIYQKHLRPYRDELLISTKAGYHMWNGPYGEWGSRKNLIASLDQSLGRMGLDYVDIFYHHRPDPDTPLEETMTALDQLVRQGKALYVGLSNYNAEQTQAAVTILRRLGTPCLVHQPNYSMLNRWIEDGLQDVLDEQGVGSIAFCPLGRGQLTNKYVDKIKEERANPTGNLKNEAYTDERIAKFDALQAVAERRGQTISQLALNWILRGNRVTSALIGASRVSQIEENVAALSAPDLTTEELNEIESILDGMGNYPW; this comes from the coding sequence ATGCCCTATACTGCGAGTGAACAACGATATGATGAGATGAAATATGTACGTTCCGGTAAATCCGGAATCAGACTGCCGCAAATTGCACTGGGTTTATGGCAGAACTTTGGTGGCAACCGTACATTGGATATTCAGGAAGAAATGATTTTGCGTGCCTTCGACCTCGGAATTAACCATTTCGACTTGGCGAATAACTATGGCCCACCTCCAGGGTCTGCGGAAGAGAACTTTGGTGTGATCTACCAAAAACATCTGCGTCCTTACCGGGATGAACTGCTCATCTCCACGAAGGCAGGCTATCACATGTGGAATGGACCTTATGGAGAGTGGGGCTCCCGCAAAAACCTGATTGCGAGTCTGGATCAAAGTCTTGGCCGGATGGGGCTGGACTATGTGGACATTTTCTATCATCACCGTCCAGATCCGGATACGCCATTGGAAGAGACCATGACGGCGCTGGATCAACTCGTGCGCCAAGGTAAAGCTCTGTATGTGGGCTTATCCAATTACAATGCAGAACAGACGCAAGCAGCGGTGACCATTCTTCGTCGTCTGGGTACGCCATGTCTGGTTCATCAGCCAAACTACTCGATGCTCAATCGCTGGATTGAAGACGGTTTGCAGGACGTACTGGATGAGCAGGGCGTAGGTTCAATTGCATTCTGTCCACTCGGCCGTGGTCAGCTGACGAATAAATACGTCGACAAAATCAAGGAAGAACGAGCGAATCCCACAGGCAATTTGAAAAATGAAGCCTACACGGACGAACGGATTGCCAAATTCGATGCGCTTCAGGCGGTGGCGGAGCGAAGAGGTCAGACGATCTCCCAACTGGCTCTGAACTGGATTTTGCGTGGTAACCGTGTTACTTCGGCCCTGATTGGTGCAAGTCGTGTATCCCAGATTGAAGAAAACGTAGCTGCGCTCAGCGCACCGGATCTGACAACGGAAGAGTTGAATGAGATCGAAAGCATTTTGGACGGCATGGGTAATTATCCTTGGTAA
- a CDS encoding AraC family ligand binding domain-containing protein, producing the protein MITYMFKNHHFQELQLLHYGTEACTPGHHFGPAMRDYYKIHYILNGRGTFEVGGKTYTLHKGQGFLIVPHSVVHYEADQDDPWEYSWVAFQGSNSPTFLQQACLSEHHPIFELGNEDDEMRSCLHRMVNSRSTHKGWEISMTGLLYQFFSILIDQANPEHLPPRRIIRRKRT; encoded by the coding sequence TTGATTACGTATATGTTCAAGAACCATCATTTTCAGGAGCTGCAGCTCCTTCATTATGGAACCGAAGCCTGTACACCAGGTCACCACTTTGGCCCTGCCATGAGAGACTATTACAAAATTCATTATATTTTGAATGGCAGAGGCACCTTCGAAGTGGGAGGCAAAACGTACACGCTGCACAAAGGTCAAGGTTTTCTAATTGTTCCGCATTCTGTTGTTCATTACGAAGCCGATCAGGATGACCCTTGGGAATACAGCTGGGTTGCTTTTCAAGGCAGCAATAGCCCAACCTTTTTACAGCAGGCTTGTCTGTCGGAGCATCACCCAATTTTTGAGCTAGGCAATGAGGATGACGAGATGCGGTCCTGTTTGCACCGAATGGTCAATTCGCGCAGCACACATAAAGGCTGGGAAATAAGCATGACAGGTTTGCTATATCAATTCTTCTCGATTTTAATTGATCAGGCCAATCCAGAGCACCTTCCCCCACGCAGGATTATACGAAGGAAACGTACGTGA